The following are encoded in a window of Nibricoccus aquaticus genomic DNA:
- a CDS encoding glycosyltransferase family 2 protein: protein MKAENPVSPLAVLICGYNQRVYLPDCLEALRAQRQRDFSIYYLDNDSSDGSAEYVETNHPECVVVRLGANLGFAAANNEGMRRAFAAGAEFCVLLNTDTVATPGFLEELIGSYRALGVQGTRVGLVQATVLLHEERDRINTTGNALHYLGYGFCRNHHELHDSQLADRRILSASGAAVLVARTYFETVDGFEDAFFIYNEDQDLSWRGWLLGYTHYVSAKSIVYHKYDYREHPFKMYHSEKNRAMMLVQNYSTRTLCVLLPMLILNEVMISGHALLNGWLGAKLRSYGYVLKSWRPILARRRVIAATRTISDAAIFPMMDSALDFHAYRGVLVRRVVSPLMRAYHRFASLWV from the coding sequence ATGAAGGCCGAGAATCCGGTATCACCGCTGGCGGTGTTGATCTGCGGGTACAATCAACGGGTGTATCTGCCGGATTGTCTGGAGGCGTTGCGGGCGCAGCGGCAGCGGGATTTTTCGATCTACTATCTGGATAACGATTCGAGCGATGGGTCGGCGGAGTATGTGGAGACGAATCACCCCGAGTGCGTTGTGGTGCGGCTCGGAGCCAATCTTGGTTTTGCGGCCGCTAACAATGAAGGGATGCGGCGGGCGTTCGCGGCGGGGGCTGAGTTTTGTGTGTTGCTGAACACCGACACCGTAGCGACGCCGGGCTTTCTGGAAGAACTGATCGGCTCCTACCGGGCGCTCGGGGTGCAAGGCACGCGCGTGGGGCTGGTGCAGGCGACGGTGCTGCTTCACGAGGAGCGCGATCGTATCAATACCACGGGGAACGCGCTGCACTATCTCGGCTATGGTTTTTGCCGGAATCACCACGAGCTGCACGATTCGCAGCTGGCGGACCGGAGGATTTTGTCGGCGAGCGGCGCGGCGGTGTTGGTGGCGCGGACGTATTTTGAAACGGTGGACGGGTTTGAGGACGCATTTTTCATCTACAACGAGGATCAGGATCTCTCGTGGCGCGGCTGGCTGCTGGGGTACACGCATTACGTGTCGGCGAAGAGCATCGTTTATCACAAGTACGATTATCGGGAGCATCCGTTCAAAATGTATCACTCGGAAAAAAACCGGGCGATGATGCTGGTGCAGAATTACTCCACGCGAACGCTGTGCGTGCTGCTGCCGATGCTGATTCTCAACGAGGTCATGATCTCGGGGCACGCTCTGCTCAATGGCTGGTTGGGCGCGAAGCTACGGAGCTATGGCTATGTTTTGAAATCGTGGCGGCCGATTCTGGCGCGACGACGGGTGATCGCCGCCACGCGGACGATCAGCGATGCCGCGATTTTTCCGATGATGGATTCGGCGCTGGATTTTCATGCGTATCGCGGGGTGTTGGTGCGGCGGGTGGTCAGCCCGCTCATGCGAGCGTATCACCGGTTCGCCTCGTTATGGGTGTGA
- a CDS encoding glycosyltransferase family 2 protein, protein MEPLVAIVIPAYKVRDTVLAVIESVPASVARIYVVDDACPQESGKWVEAQCRDARVVVLTMEKNGGVGAATLRGFNQAFADGAEIAVKLDGDGQMRVEYLPDLLAPILAGRVDFAKGNRFFDLKRLRQMPVARLVGNIGLSLLVKFTSGHWHIADPTNGFIAIHRAAYVQLSEELIAKRFFFETSLLVNLNIVRATVLDVPVPARYGDEVSNLSVMRSLLGFPPRLLRHFFRRLLFRYCLLDINAASVFFALGTLLFFGGASFAIYRWHLGAVSGVPQTSGTVALALTPTILGAQMILQAILIDIITPPAHPLQSLYRPHKK, encoded by the coding sequence ATGGAGCCGCTCGTCGCCATCGTCATCCCAGCCTACAAGGTGCGCGACACCGTGCTGGCGGTGATCGAGTCTGTCCCGGCGAGCGTGGCGCGGATCTACGTGGTGGATGACGCTTGTCCGCAGGAGTCGGGCAAGTGGGTGGAAGCGCAGTGTCGCGATGCGCGAGTCGTGGTGCTGACGATGGAGAAAAACGGAGGCGTCGGCGCGGCGACGTTGCGGGGGTTTAACCAGGCCTTCGCCGATGGCGCGGAGATCGCGGTGAAGCTCGATGGCGACGGGCAGATGCGCGTCGAGTACCTGCCTGACTTGCTGGCGCCGATCCTCGCGGGGCGGGTGGACTTCGCGAAGGGGAATAGGTTTTTCGATTTGAAGCGGTTGCGGCAGATGCCGGTCGCGCGGCTGGTGGGTAACATCGGGCTTTCGTTGCTCGTGAAATTCACCAGCGGACACTGGCACATCGCCGATCCCACCAATGGATTCATCGCGATCCACCGGGCGGCTTACGTGCAGCTGTCGGAGGAGTTGATTGCGAAGCGGTTCTTTTTTGAGACGAGCCTTCTGGTGAACTTAAATATCGTGCGAGCCACGGTGCTGGATGTGCCGGTGCCAGCGCGCTACGGAGATGAGGTGTCGAACCTGAGTGTGATGCGCAGCCTGCTGGGATTTCCGCCGAGGTTATTGAGGCACTTTTTCCGGCGACTTTTGTTTCGCTACTGCCTGCTCGATATCAACGCGGCCAGCGTGTTTTTCGCGCTCGGCACGCTGTTGTTTTTTGGCGGCGCGAGTTTCGCGATCTACCGCTGGCATCTGGGTGCGGTGAGCGGAGTGCCGCAGACATCGGGTACGGTGGCGCTCGCGCTCACGCCCACCATCCTTGGCGCGCAGATGATTTTGCAGGCCATCCTGATCGACATCATCACGCCGCCGGCGCATCCGCTGCAAAGCTTGTACCGGCCTCACAAGAAGTGA
- a CDS encoding glycosyltransferase family 4 protein: MPSPETLPAEGVFSRRSTRQTGFVFDTFAPDSAYIRENAAVLFPPLPELRRIVLRGDFLAHPDAHGRESGLPSLAVFIDEKIVATLSDPRPGPWEIVFDVPSENAAQGFIVRFALRGVTFTNTLAWLARVFSSWPLAASLQRFRLQNKNRQLRVSRVEADGELVYDFGNRHSPYSPAFARKHARLGLNIVGFLSADLGIGESARCMVRAADAAQLPAAAVPLKLPCKARMGDNSFSPFLQEKNPHGVNVFHLDAPASADIDTHHGKNFRAGKYNIGYWAWELPEFPDAWIPYFDFLHEIWCPSDFVRSAIADKSPLPVVTMPHAISFRRPVESTSQLRARLCLPADKFLFLFLYDLHSYSERKNPRAVLAAFRASGLAAQGASLVIKVHGTAGNEADLLALQSAVADLPGTVLLTDSFSRADITALEAACDCFVSLHRAEGFGLAVAECMYLGKPVIATDWSATAEYLNESNGCPVRAQLVTLDRNHGPYSKGQTWADPDIAHAADWMRRLHADRALCERLGTAARATIEEKFSAEAIGARYRRRLEAIASW, translated from the coding sequence ATGCCTTCACCCGAAACCCTCCCCGCCGAAGGCGTCTTCTCCCGCCGCTCCACTCGCCAGACCGGCTTCGTCTTCGACACCTTCGCACCTGACTCCGCCTACATCCGCGAAAACGCCGCCGTCCTCTTTCCCCCTCTCCCCGAACTCCGCCGCATCGTCCTCCGCGGCGATTTTCTCGCTCATCCCGACGCTCACGGCCGAGAATCGGGCCTCCCCTCCCTCGCCGTTTTCATCGACGAAAAAATCGTCGCCACGCTCTCCGATCCGCGCCCCGGCCCTTGGGAAATCGTCTTCGATGTCCCCTCAGAAAACGCCGCCCAGGGCTTCATCGTCCGTTTCGCCCTTCGCGGCGTCACCTTCACCAACACCCTCGCCTGGCTCGCCCGCGTTTTCTCCAGCTGGCCCCTCGCCGCCTCTCTTCAACGCTTCCGCCTGCAAAACAAAAACCGCCAGCTCCGCGTCTCCCGCGTTGAGGCGGATGGCGAGCTCGTCTACGACTTCGGCAACCGCCACAGCCCTTACTCCCCCGCCTTCGCCCGCAAACACGCCCGCCTCGGCCTCAACATCGTCGGCTTCCTCTCCGCCGATCTCGGCATCGGCGAATCCGCCCGCTGCATGGTCCGCGCCGCCGACGCCGCCCAACTCCCCGCCGCCGCCGTCCCGCTCAAACTCCCCTGCAAGGCCCGCATGGGCGACAACAGCTTCTCCCCCTTCCTTCAGGAAAAAAATCCCCACGGCGTTAACGTCTTCCACCTCGACGCCCCCGCCTCGGCCGACATCGACACCCACCACGGAAAAAACTTCCGCGCCGGCAAATACAACATCGGTTACTGGGCTTGGGAACTCCCCGAATTCCCCGACGCCTGGATTCCCTACTTCGATTTCCTCCACGAGATCTGGTGCCCCTCCGACTTCGTCCGCTCCGCCATCGCCGACAAATCCCCGCTCCCCGTCGTCACGATGCCCCACGCCATCTCCTTCCGCCGCCCCGTCGAATCGACGTCTCAACTACGCGCCCGCCTCTGCCTCCCAGCAGACAAGTTTCTTTTCCTCTTCCTCTACGACCTCCACAGCTACTCCGAACGCAAAAATCCCCGCGCCGTCCTCGCCGCCTTCCGCGCCTCCGGCCTCGCCGCGCAAGGAGCCTCCCTCGTCATCAAGGTCCACGGCACCGCCGGCAACGAAGCCGATCTCCTCGCCCTGCAGTCCGCCGTCGCCGATCTCCCCGGCACCGTCTTGCTGACCGACTCCTTCTCCCGCGCCGACATCACCGCCCTCGAAGCCGCCTGCGATTGCTTCGTCTCCCTCCACCGCGCCGAAGGCTTCGGCCTCGCCGTCGCCGAGTGCATGTACCTCGGCAAACCCGTGATCGCCACCGACTGGTCCGCCACCGCCGAGTATCTCAACGAATCCAACGGCTGCCCCGTCCGCGCTCAACTCGTCACCCTCGACCGCAACCACGGCCCCTACTCCAAAGGCCAGACGTGGGCCGATCCCGACATCGCCCACGCCGCCGACTGGATGCGCCGCCTCCACGCCGACCGCGCCCTCTGCGAACGCCTCGGTACCGCCGCCCGCGCCACCATCGAGGAAAAATTCTCCGCCGAAGCCATCGGCGCCCGCTACCGCCGCCGCCTCGAAGCCATCGCCAGCTGGTGA
- a CDS encoding AZOBR_p60025 family cell surface glycopolymer formation protein, translating into MTAISRILKLVFRPRTAYVATVAVFFWLVAAFYLPGKGFTVFVSFGENTAERYLPELKGMDVYIEPESGGYDAQHYAQIAMRPQIRDPELAAAVDNISYRARRILFSWTAWVLGGGDPERVLHVFAMQNIVYWLALAALLLRWFPADSWGNYLRWVAVLFSYGVWFSVRGALVDGPSLLLIAAGVALAEQGRTCWSAVVLGVSGLAKETNILAGGVLLDFKDRTPAGWGKLAVRSALVLLPLAVWVSYLWSIFGGAGGAGERNFAVPLAGFLEKWGQTLAQWDSARPSPLNYPSLLWMITVTVQFLFIVLRPRWDELWWRVGAAFAVLMVFLGAAVWEGEPGAAGRVLLPMGLAFNVLLPRGRAWLAVLLLGNLTIFGIGRNLNLPGYQSFEVSGSPELRLDTASRQRVEVMFTSGWYPPERSRAEYWRWSNGPTAVAIVNPHASTLVADVQFGLRSRAVRQVTIRSSAENTVIWSGAVTDEVVPVDLRGVRFGPGETVWRFETDVPAEVPGPNDSRAVAFSLRNLVIHLERAGE; encoded by the coding sequence GTGACCGCGATCAGCCGTATCCTGAAATTGGTGTTTCGCCCGAGGACGGCTTATGTCGCGACGGTGGCGGTGTTCTTCTGGCTGGTGGCGGCGTTTTATCTGCCGGGGAAGGGCTTCACGGTGTTTGTTTCGTTCGGGGAAAACACGGCGGAGCGTTATCTGCCGGAGCTGAAGGGCATGGATGTTTACATCGAGCCGGAGTCGGGCGGGTACGATGCGCAGCATTATGCGCAGATCGCGATGCGGCCGCAGATCCGGGATCCGGAGCTGGCGGCGGCAGTGGACAATATCTCGTACCGGGCGCGGCGTATTCTGTTTTCGTGGACGGCGTGGGTGCTGGGCGGGGGCGATCCGGAGCGGGTGCTGCATGTGTTCGCGATGCAGAACATCGTGTACTGGCTGGCGCTGGCGGCGTTGCTGCTGCGATGGTTTCCGGCAGACAGCTGGGGGAATTATCTGCGCTGGGTGGCGGTGCTGTTTTCTTACGGGGTGTGGTTCAGCGTGCGCGGGGCGCTGGTGGATGGGCCGAGTTTGTTGCTGATCGCGGCGGGGGTGGCGCTGGCGGAGCAGGGGCGCACGTGCTGGTCAGCAGTGGTGCTGGGCGTGTCGGGGCTGGCGAAGGAGACGAACATCCTGGCGGGAGGGGTGTTGTTGGATTTCAAGGACCGGACGCCGGCGGGTTGGGGGAAGCTGGCGGTGCGGAGTGCGCTTGTGCTGCTGCCGCTGGCGGTGTGGGTGAGTTATCTGTGGAGTATTTTTGGCGGAGCGGGAGGAGCGGGTGAGCGAAATTTTGCGGTGCCGCTGGCGGGGTTTCTGGAGAAGTGGGGACAGACGCTCGCGCAGTGGGACAGCGCGAGACCGAGTCCGCTCAATTACCCGAGCTTGCTTTGGATGATCACGGTGACGGTGCAGTTTTTATTCATCGTGCTAAGGCCGAGGTGGGACGAGCTGTGGTGGCGGGTGGGGGCGGCGTTTGCGGTGTTGATGGTTTTTCTCGGCGCGGCGGTGTGGGAGGGAGAGCCGGGGGCGGCGGGGCGGGTGCTGCTGCCCATGGGGCTGGCGTTTAATGTCCTGCTGCCGCGCGGCCGGGCGTGGCTGGCGGTGTTGTTGCTGGGCAATCTGACGATCTTCGGGATCGGGCGGAATTTGAACCTGCCGGGGTATCAGAGTTTTGAAGTCAGTGGATCGCCGGAGCTGCGACTGGACACTGCGAGCAGGCAGCGGGTGGAAGTGATGTTCACCTCGGGCTGGTATCCGCCGGAGCGCTCGCGGGCCGAGTACTGGCGTTGGAGCAACGGGCCGACAGCGGTCGCGATTGTGAATCCGCACGCGAGCACGCTGGTCGCCGATGTCCAGTTCGGGCTGAGAAGCCGGGCTGTGCGTCAGGTGACGATCCGCTCTTCGGCGGAAAATACGGTGATCTGGTCGGGCGCAGTTACGGATGAGGTGGTGCCGGTGGATCTGCGCGGGGTGCGTTTCGGGCCGGGGGAAACGGTCTGGCGCTTCGAGACGGATGTGCCTGCGGAGGTGCCGGGGCCGAACGATTCGCGGGCGGTCGCGTTCAGCTTACGCAATCTGGTGATCCATCTGGAGCGGGCGGGAGAGTAG
- a CDS encoding NAD-dependent epimerase/dehydratase family protein, with protein MTVIRKSLGGPGLIRSFSGRKALVTGGVGFIGSNLARELVRLGAEVTLVDSMIPEYGGNLRNLAGIEKRVQVHFTDVRDGHSLPHLVRGQDFLFNLAGQTSHMDSMTDPQTDLEINARAQLSILEACRLHNPGIRIVFASTRQIYGRPDYLPVDEKHPLRPVDVNGINKLAGESYHLLYHRVHGIRSTVLRLTNTIGPRMRIKDARQTFVGLWIKQALQDDAFEVWGGGQLRDFTYVDDAVEAFLLAAAKDAAAGEIFNVGGTKPVTLEELAAEVAMACGGGQYVVKSFPGDRKRIDIGDFYADDRLIRKKLGWRPRTKLREALEKTFAYYRKEIAHYV; from the coding sequence ATGACTGTTATTCGTAAATCACTCGGTGGCCCTGGGCTGATCCGCAGTTTTTCCGGAAGGAAGGCGCTGGTTACGGGCGGCGTGGGGTTCATCGGATCGAATCTGGCGCGGGAACTGGTGCGGCTCGGAGCGGAGGTGACGCTGGTGGATTCGATGATCCCGGAGTATGGCGGGAATTTGCGGAATCTAGCGGGGATCGAGAAGCGGGTGCAGGTTCACTTCACGGATGTGCGCGACGGGCATTCGCTGCCGCATCTGGTGCGCGGGCAGGATTTTTTGTTCAATCTGGCGGGGCAGACGAGTCACATGGACTCGATGACGGACCCGCAGACGGATTTGGAGATCAACGCGCGGGCGCAGCTCTCGATCCTGGAGGCGTGCCGGTTGCACAATCCGGGGATACGGATCGTGTTCGCGAGTACGCGGCAAATTTATGGCAGGCCGGATTATCTGCCGGTGGATGAAAAGCATCCGCTGAGGCCGGTGGATGTGAACGGGATCAATAAACTGGCGGGCGAATCGTACCATCTGCTTTATCACCGCGTGCATGGCATCCGCAGTACGGTGTTGCGGCTGACGAACACGATCGGTCCGCGTATGCGAATCAAGGATGCGCGGCAGACGTTTGTGGGCTTGTGGATCAAGCAGGCGTTACAGGATGACGCGTTTGAAGTGTGGGGAGGCGGGCAGCTGCGGGATTTCACGTACGTCGATGACGCGGTGGAGGCGTTTTTGCTGGCGGCGGCGAAGGATGCGGCGGCGGGGGAGATTTTTAATGTGGGTGGAACGAAACCGGTGACGCTGGAAGAGCTGGCGGCGGAAGTGGCGATGGCCTGCGGCGGCGGGCAGTATGTGGTGAAGAGTTTTCCGGGGGATCGGAAACGGATCGATATTGGAGACTTTTATGCGGATGACCGGTTAATCCGCAAGAAGCTGGGCTGGCGGCCGCGGACGAAGCTGCGCGAGGCGCTTGAGAAGACGTTCGCTTACTACCGGAAGGAGATAGCGCACTATGTCTGA
- a CDS encoding class I SAM-dependent methyltransferase — MNPDEYDKMAEVEDRMWYYRALHARLGDFLRRGLANTGAARVLDAGCGTGGLLRRLEGEEPAWTLSGVDHSALACSYAVRRTGADIREASVTALPFGAASFDGIVSADVLYQIERPVEALKEFYRCLRPGGVVVINVPAYRWLWSYHDEMVQSKHRFGRGEMIALMKEAGFAVERSTYWNTLPFPLVVVRRKLIRVRPSEGDVRMYPASVEAAFNAAMTLERAWLRNVGGLPFGSSVLVVGRRSR; from the coding sequence ATGAATCCTGACGAGTACGACAAGATGGCGGAGGTTGAGGACCGCATGTGGTACTACCGGGCGCTTCATGCGCGGCTGGGCGATTTTTTGCGTCGGGGATTGGCCAATACAGGCGCTGCGCGCGTGCTTGATGCTGGCTGCGGGACGGGCGGACTACTCCGGCGGCTGGAGGGCGAGGAGCCGGCGTGGACGTTAAGTGGCGTGGATCATTCGGCGCTGGCGTGCAGCTATGCGGTGCGGAGAACGGGAGCGGACATTCGCGAGGCCTCCGTGACGGCGCTGCCTTTTGGGGCGGCTTCGTTCGACGGGATTGTGTCGGCGGATGTGCTTTATCAGATCGAACGGCCGGTGGAGGCATTGAAGGAGTTTTACCGCTGCCTGCGTCCGGGCGGAGTCGTGGTGATCAATGTGCCGGCTTATCGCTGGCTGTGGTCTTATCACGACGAGATGGTGCAATCTAAACACCGCTTCGGCAGAGGAGAGATGATCGCGCTGATGAAGGAGGCGGGCTTCGCAGTCGAGAGGAGCACTTATTGGAACACGCTGCCATTTCCGCTGGTGGTTGTGCGGCGGAAGTTGATTCGCGTGAGGCCGAGCGAGGGTGATGTGAGGATGTATCCGGCGTCGGTGGAGGCGGCTTTCAACGCGGCGATGACGTTGGAACGTGCGTGGCTGAGAAACGTGGGAGGGCTGCCGTTTGGGTCGTCGGTGCTGGTGGTGGGGCGACGATCAAGGTGA